In a single window of the Pontibacter russatus genome:
- a CDS encoding group III truncated hemoglobin encodes MKKDIETEADVKLLVDTFYDRVNQDELLSPVFNDFARVDWQHHLPIMYRFWSTVLFGSMAYKGQPFPKHLPLPVDRQHFSRWIELFTQTLADLFEGARATDAKQKAAGIAHIFQMRLGLIGQP; translated from the coding sequence ATGAAAAAAGACATAGAAACCGAGGCAGACGTGAAACTGCTGGTAGACACATTTTACGACCGCGTGAACCAGGACGAGCTGCTGTCGCCGGTCTTCAACGACTTTGCCCGGGTAGACTGGCAGCACCACTTGCCCATCATGTACAGGTTCTGGAGCACCGTGCTCTTCGGAAGCATGGCCTACAAGGGGCAGCCTTTCCCGAAGCACCTGCCCCTGCCCGTAGACAGGCAGCACTTCAGCCGCTGGATAGAACTTTTCACGCAAACCCTGGCCGACCTGTTCGAAGGGGCCAGGGCCACCGATGCAAAACAGAAAGCCGCCGGCATTGCGCATATTTTCCAGATGCGGCTGGGGCTGATCGGGCAACCCTAA
- a CDS encoding RNA polymerase sigma factor: MNTSTLISDSALVSLYIAGKESAFEQLVNRHKNKVYTTIYLIVKDSYTAEDLLQDTFIKAIHTMKGGRYNEEGKFSSWICRIAHNLAIDHFRKEKRSPMIMLEDGSNVFNNMSFSEDSAESIQIKEDTHARLRELIQTLPQTQREVLMMRHYAEMSFQEIADATGVSINTALGRMRYALINLRKKMQNNNIAYDKNLYSE; this comes from the coding sequence ATGAATACATCCACCCTTATAAGCGACTCTGCTTTAGTTTCGCTTTATATCGCAGGCAAAGAGAGTGCGTTCGAACAACTGGTAAACAGGCACAAAAACAAAGTCTACACCACGATCTATTTAATAGTTAAAGATTCTTATACAGCCGAAGATCTGTTGCAGGATACGTTTATCAAAGCGATCCACACCATGAAAGGCGGCCGGTATAACGAGGAAGGCAAGTTCTCTTCGTGGATATGCCGCATTGCCCACAACCTGGCGATCGACCATTTCCGGAAGGAGAAGCGCAGCCCGATGATCATGCTGGAGGACGGCAGCAACGTGTTCAACAATATGTCTTTTTCGGAGGACTCGGCAGAGTCTATCCAGATAAAGGAGGACACGCACGCCCGCCTGCGCGAGCTTATCCAGACGCTGCCCCAGACGCAGCGGGAAGTGCTCATGATGCGGCATTACGCCGAGATGAGCTTTCAGGAGATAGCGGACGCTACTGGTGTGAGCATCAACACTGCCCTGGGTCGTATGCGCTACGCGCTCATCAACCTGCGGAAGAAGATGCAAAACAACAACATAGCATATGATAAAAACCTCTACTCAGAATGA